The Alosa sapidissima isolate fAloSap1 chromosome 5, fAloSap1.pri, whole genome shotgun sequence genome has a window encoding:
- the LOC121709806 gene encoding gap junction delta-2 protein-like has protein sequence MGDWSILGRFLTEVQNHSTVIGKIWLTVLLIFRILLVALVGDAVYSDEQSKFTCNTLQPGCNNVCYDTFAPVSHLRFWVFQIVLVSTPSIFYIVYVLHKIAKDEKLEADTVPAIAGCPTSDDFSVAQVKLDAEDTTDASASAPVFSSGPEETWGPPVGSESVEQNLLEDGVPVVRKDPTELSSQVLLIYIVHVVLSSIMEITFLVGQYYLFGFEVPHLFRCETYPCPNRTDCFVSRATEKTIFLNFMFSISLGCFILNIVELHYLGWVYIFRVLCSACSTCCTPHRSPLERLGLYPDHNPLLLQLKHSLQSRVVLQAPATMVQERSCAVPAYTPAISFQTDSTLQCTSRRGLDDKEHCKVKLAKLGRGEKSWL, from the coding sequence ATGGGAGACTGGTCCATTCTTGGTCGCTTCCTAACGGAGGTGCAGAACCACTCGACAGTCATCGGTAAGATTTGGCTGACCGTGCTACTGATCTTCCGCATCCTGCTGGTGGCGCTGGTGGGCGACGCGGTGTACAGCGACGAGCAGTCCAAGTTCACCTGCAACACGCTGCAGCCTGGCTGCAACAACGTCTGCTACGACACCTTCGCCCCGGTCTCACACCTGCGCTTCTGGGTCTTCCAGATCGTCCTCGTCTCAACGCCGTCCATCTTCTACATCGTCTACGTGCTGCACAAGATCGCCAAGGATGAGAAGCTGGAGGCGGACACGGTGCCGGCCATCGCCGGGTGTCCGACCTCCGATGACTTCTCGGTGGCGCAGGTGAAACTGGACGCAGAGGACACCACGGATGCCAGCGCGTCAGCGCCAGTCTTCAGCTCTGGCCCCGAGGAGACCTGGGGCCCCCCGGTGGGCAGCGAGAGCGTGGAGCAGAACCTGCTGGAGGACGGGGTCCCCGTGGTGCGGAAGGACCCCACAGAGCTGTCCAGCCAGGTGCTGCTCATCTACATCGTCCACGTGGTGCTCAGCTCCATCATGGAGATCACCTTCCTGGTGGGCCAATACTACCTGTTCGGCTTCGAGGTGCCGCACCTGTTCCGCTGTGAGACCTACCCCTGCCCAAATCGGACCGACTGCTTTGTGTCGCGCGCCACCGAGAAGACCATCTTCCTCAACTTCATGTTCAGCATCAGCCTGGGTTGCTTCATCCTCAACATCGTGGAGCTGCACTACCTGGGCTGGGTCTACATCTTCCGCGTGCTCTGTTCCGCCTGCTCCACCTGCTGCACGCCCCACCGGAGCCCCCTGGAGAGGCTGGGGCTCTACCCCGACCACAACCCCCTCCTGCTGCAGCTCAAGCACTCCCTCCAGAGCCGGGTGGTGCTGCAGGCCCCCGCCACCATGGTCCAGGAGAGGAGCTGCGCCGTGCCGGCCTACACCCCCGCAATCTCTTTCCAGACGGACTCCACGCTGCAGTGCACGTCCAGGAGGGGGCTGGATGACAAGGAGCACTGCAAGGTCAAGCTGGCCAAATTAGGCAGGGGAGAGAAATCCTGGCTGTAA